A single Actinomycetota bacterium DNA region contains:
- a CDS encoding Rieske 2Fe-2S domain-containing protein, with the protein MSIGSLVALIVFITLAAWVLFMVYLRAKPDAAPEIEGSIMASSGERNPRPRASFDDAAGVTRRQFLNRAYVAAVVVALGNFALASLDFLWPRNTGGLGGKVIVGDASQLRSQLESTRVPIADSDTAVLPPGIFLMTYEGQPAAAAKVPAYVQANTAESGFVALYRKCVHLGCTVPFCNTSKWFECPCHGSKYSINGEYRAGPAPRSLDRFRVDIVNGQVVVDTSTLITGPPRGTVTSQPNAEGTHCVNISGA; encoded by the coding sequence ATGAGTATCGGTAGCCTTGTAGCGCTGATCGTCTTCATCACGCTGGCCGCGTGGGTCCTCTTCATGGTCTACCTGCGGGCCAAGCCGGACGCTGCCCCGGAAATCGAGGGCTCGATCATGGCTTCGTCCGGGGAGCGGAACCCGCGGCCCCGGGCTTCCTTCGACGACGCCGCGGGCGTCACCCGGCGCCAGTTCCTCAACCGGGCCTACGTTGCCGCCGTGGTGGTGGCTCTCGGCAACTTCGCCCTTGCTTCGCTCGACTTCCTCTGGCCCCGCAACACCGGGGGCCTCGGGGGCAAGGTCATCGTGGGCGACGCCAGCCAGCTCCGCTCGCAGCTGGAGAGCACCCGGGTGCCCATCGCCGACAGCGACACCGCCGTGCTCCCCCCCGGCATCTTCCTCATGACCTACGAGGGCCAGCCGGCGGCCGCGGCCAAGGTCCCGGCCTACGTGCAGGCCAACACCGCCGAGTCAGGCTTCGTGGCCTTGTACCGCAAGTGCGTGCACCTGGGCTGCACGGTGCCCTTCTGCAACACCTCGAAGTGGTTCGAGTGCCCGTGCCACGGCTCCAAGTACTCGATCAACGGCGAGTACCGGGCAGGGCCCGCTCCCCGCAGCCTGGACCGGTTCCGGGTGGACATCGTCAACGGCCAGGTCGTCGTGGACACCTCCACCCTGATCACCGGGCCGCCCCGGGGGACCGTCACCTCGCAGCCCAATGCCGAGGGTACCCACTGCGTGAACATCTCGGGGGCATAG
- a CDS encoding menaquinol-cytochrome c reductase cytochrome b subunit translates to MAETPDEVYERVLAEEQGKGSSPQVAQARAKAARMRASKGLPTTAAEAAAARSAESAHAAEAAPPPAQAPAAAAAAPAGPTAGGEDPEAAFTRVLAEEQAKGSSPAVAQARAKAARMRAQRGTSLPTASAGVPVGAGVAAATAAAPAASAAPRGRGSAARAARAASSEPVPERIQRLLAVVKPEAIQRVEKEPIDRVNTWPHLMAAEMLAILAATLFLLVMALVINAPFREMANINQTPNPSKAPWYFLGLQELLRYFHPQVAGVTIPQWIIVGFMAAPFVDRNPSTKPADRKLAIVLMTIFMCFFAVLVSVGVLFRGPGQNWVYPWKDGLFYLRNLDSLGEHGFEL, encoded by the coding sequence ATGGCAGAAACACCAGACGAGGTATACGAGCGGGTACTGGCCGAGGAGCAGGGGAAAGGCTCCTCGCCCCAGGTCGCTCAGGCGCGGGCCAAGGCTGCCCGGATGCGGGCGTCCAAGGGCCTGCCCACCACTGCGGCCGAGGCGGCCGCGGCGCGGTCGGCGGAATCGGCCCACGCAGCCGAGGCCGCCCCGCCCCCCGCCCAGGCTCCTGCCGCCGCGGCCGCCGCTCCGGCAGGCCCGACCGCCGGAGGCGAGGACCCGGAGGCCGCCTTCACCCGGGTGCTCGCCGAGGAGCAGGCCAAGGGATCATCCCCGGCGGTGGCCCAGGCCCGGGCCAAGGCCGCCCGGATGCGTGCCCAACGGGGCACCTCCCTGCCCACCGCGTCGGCGGGCGTCCCGGTGGGTGCCGGGGTGGCCGCCGCCACCGCTGCGGCGCCCGCGGCCTCCGCGGCGCCCCGGGGCCGGGGATCTGCCGCCCGGGCCGCCCGCGCGGCCAGTTCCGAGCCGGTCCCCGAGCGGATCCAGCGCCTGCTGGCGGTGGTCAAGCCCGAGGCCATCCAGCGGGTCGAGAAGGAGCCCATCGACCGGGTCAACACCTGGCCCCACCTGATGGCGGCCGAGATGTTGGCCATCCTGGCGGCCACCCTCTTCCTGCTGGTGATGGCGCTGGTCATCAACGCCCCGTTCCGCGAGATGGCCAACATCAACCAGACGCCGAACCCCTCGAAGGCCCCCTGGTACTTCCTCGGCCTGCAGGAGCTGCTGCGCTACTTCCACCCGCAGGTGGCCGGAGTGACCATCCCCCAGTGGATCATCGTGGGCTTCATGGCCGCCCCCTTCGTCGACCGGAACCCGTCCACCAAGCCGGCGGACCGCAAGCTGGCGATCGTGCTGATGACGATCTTCATGTGCTTCTTTGCGGTGCTGGTCTCCGTGGGCGTCCTGTTCCGAGGCCCCGGCCAGAACTGGGTCTACCCCTGGAAGGACGGGCTGTTCTACTTACGGAACCTCGACTCCCTCGGGGAACACGGATTCGAGTTGTGA
- the extP gene encoding selenite/tellurite reduction operon b-type cytochrome ExtP: protein MATKLRPPSPAEIAEKASKFRETQLFRAIFRPGSIFRKGYQDSPRNRAYVVMNSVLYHLHPVKVKRHGIKLSYTLCLGGLSFFLFIFLTITGIFLMFFYRPSTDVVYADMVNLHTTVAFGQLVRNLHRWGAHLMVITVFLHMGRVFYTGAYKPPREFNWIIGVTLLLVTLLLAFTGYLLPWDQLAIWAVTVGTNMMNNSPVVGKEVYFVLLGGSQIGASTLVRWYTLHVLALPFVIVILMAVHFWRVRKDGGISGPL, encoded by the coding sequence ATGGCAACGAAACTGCGGCCACCGAGCCCGGCGGAGATCGCCGAAAAGGCGAGCAAGTTCCGGGAGACGCAGCTCTTCCGCGCCATCTTCCGGCCCGGATCGATCTTCCGGAAGGGCTACCAGGACTCGCCCCGCAACCGGGCGTACGTGGTGATGAACTCGGTCCTGTACCACCTCCACCCGGTAAAGGTGAAGCGGCACGGGATCAAGCTCTCCTACACCCTGTGCCTGGGGGGCCTCTCGTTCTTCCTGTTCATCTTCCTCACCATCACGGGCATCTTCCTGATGTTCTTCTACCGGCCCTCCACCGACGTGGTCTACGCCGACATGGTGAACCTCCACACCACGGTGGCCTTCGGGCAGTTGGTGCGCAACCTGCACCGCTGGGGCGCCCACCTCATGGTGATCACCGTGTTCCTGCACATGGGCCGGGTGTTCTACACCGGCGCCTACAAGCCGCCCCGGGAGTTCAACTGGATCATCGGCGTGACCCTCCTGCTGGTGACCCTGCTGCTGGCCTTCACCGGCTACCTGCTGCCCTGGGACCAGCTGGCCATCTGGGCGGTCACCGTGGGCACCAACATGATGAACAACTCGCCGGTGGTCGGCAAAGAAGTCTACTTCGTCTTACTTGGTGGCTCGCAGATCGGTGCGTCCACCTTAGTACGATGGTATACCTTACACGTTTTAGCCCTGCCCTTCGTGATCGTCATCCTGATGGCGGTGCACTTCTGGCGGGTGCGGAAGGACGGCGGTATCTCCGGTCCGCTCTAA
- a CDS encoding 4Fe-4S binding protein, with amino-acid sequence MEDIERPTLRSDYVAQEVAPEWLKSIRKPPRYINFIPELCILCEGCVDICPWYTIFMLTSDIVSETGSDEIARDMRENDILFVIDDDACTRCNLCVERCPTGALTMGRLEAAKGGGARALGTVSGEQRVD; translated from the coding sequence ATGGAAGACATCGAGAGGCCAACGCTGCGCTCGGATTACGTCGCCCAAGAGGTGGCGCCGGAGTGGCTGAAGTCCATCCGGAAGCCACCGCGCTACATCAACTTCATCCCTGAGCTCTGCATCCTGTGCGAGGGGTGTGTGGACATCTGCCCCTGGTACACCATCTTCATGCTCACCTCGGACATCGTCTCTGAGACCGGTTCGGACGAGATCGCCCGGGACATGCGGGAGAACGACATCCTCTTCGTGATCGACGACGACGCCTGCACGCGCTGCAACCTGTGCGTGGAGCGTTGCCCCACCGGCGCCCTCACCATGGGCCGCCTGGAGGCCGCCAAGGGTGGCGGCGCCCGGGCCCTCGGCACGGTGTCGGGGGAACAGCGGGTCGACTAG
- a CDS encoding CcmD family protein encodes MKGGLGYLGLAFIVVWAAIGCYLIILDRRQRAIDRRLEQLQAAEQRPGD; translated from the coding sequence ATGAAGGGCGGACTGGGCTACCTGGGTCTCGCCTTCATCGTGGTGTGGGCGGCGATCGGCTGCTACCTGATCATCCTGGACCGCCGCCAGCGCGCCATCGACCGGCGCCTCGAGCAGCTCCAGGCCGCCGAGCAGCGCCCCGGCGACTAG
- the ccsA gene encoding cytochrome c biogenesis protein CcsA produces MQSAIRRLSLAVPLAGLAGMIAIFFWVPTDAVQGLPQRIFYVHVPTALVSYLAFGLVLLGSIGYLKTSKRRWDALAHASAEVGVLFTGACIVAGMLWGRPIWGTYWTWDPRLTTTFVMLLIYVGYLVFRAMATDASRGARIAAVIGIVGFVDIPIVHYSVTWWRGLHPDMRLINLNGPQSLPWQMLVTFLWMTVVFAGLFVLLMLLRMRLEMAQDALAEAEAAFEEAADARARRQPAGGRPVPPVEPARGAAAG; encoded by the coding sequence ATGCAGTCTGCCATCCGGCGGCTGAGCCTCGCGGTCCCGCTGGCCGGCCTGGCGGGCATGATCGCCATTTTCTTCTGGGTGCCCACCGACGCGGTGCAGGGCCTGCCCCAGCGCATCTTCTACGTCCACGTGCCCACCGCCCTGGTGTCCTACCTCGCCTTCGGCCTCGTACTGCTGGGCTCCATCGGCTACCTGAAGACCAGCAAGCGGCGCTGGGATGCGCTGGCCCACGCCTCGGCGGAGGTCGGTGTGCTATTCACCGGGGCCTGCATCGTGGCCGGCATGCTCTGGGGCCGGCCCATCTGGGGCACCTACTGGACCTGGGACCCGCGGCTCACGACCACCTTCGTGATGCTGCTCATCTACGTCGGCTACCTGGTGTTCCGGGCGATGGCCACCGACGCCTCCCGGGGCGCCCGCATCGCAGCCGTGATCGGCATCGTGGGCTTCGTGGACATCCCGATCGTGCACTACTCGGTGACCTGGTGGCGGGGGCTGCACCCCGACATGCGGCTCATCAACTTGAACGGCCCCCAGTCGCTGCCCTGGCAGATGCTGGTGACGTTCCTGTGGATGACGGTGGTGTTTGCCGGGTTGTTCGTGCTGCTGATGCTGCTGCGCATGCGCCTGGAGATGGCGCAGGACGCGCTCGCCGAGGCCGAGGCCGCCTTCGAGGAGGCCGCCGACGCCCGTGCCCGCCGCCAGCCGGCCGGGGGCCGCCCGGTGCCGCCGGTGGAGCCCGCTCGGGGAGCCGCGGCGGGATGA
- a CDS encoding heme exporter protein CcmB translates to MLLLTGKDLRSEVRGKEIAPLMVLFGLILVFLFTLDFPPGAGRAPIPPPTAGGVGSRDLAGAFLWVCLLFAGILGFGRSAAMEREGGRIEGLLLAPVDPAAIFAAKALANFLYLWVVELVLFPAFVLFFDVSPGTLLPGILLVALVANIGLASAGTLFGAASQYVRARELVLPLVLFPVVLPLIMGAERLTASLLTGGGLASQGQWFMLLCTFDLVIPAIGAAVFEYVVNE, encoded by the coding sequence ATGCTCCTCCTCACGGGCAAGGACCTGCGGTCCGAGGTGCGGGGCAAGGAGATCGCCCCGCTCATGGTCCTGTTCGGGCTGATTCTCGTGTTCCTTTTCACCTTGGACTTCCCGCCCGGCGCCGGGCGGGCCCCCATCCCGCCCCCGACCGCGGGCGGGGTGGGCAGCCGGGACTTGGCGGGGGCCTTCCTGTGGGTCTGCCTGCTGTTCGCCGGCATCCTCGGCTTCGGCCGCAGCGCGGCGATGGAGCGCGAGGGGGGCCGCATCGAGGGCCTGCTCCTGGCACCGGTGGACCCGGCGGCCATCTTCGCCGCCAAGGCGCTGGCGAACTTCCTCTACCTGTGGGTGGTGGAGCTGGTGCTGTTCCCCGCCTTCGTGCTGTTCTTCGACGTCTCCCCCGGCACGCTCCTGCCCGGCATCCTGCTGGTGGCGCTGGTGGCCAACATCGGGCTGGCGTCGGCCGGCACGCTGTTCGGGGCGGCCTCGCAGTACGTCCGGGCCCGGGAGCTGGTGCTGCCGCTGGTGCTCTTCCCGGTGGTCCTCCCCTTGATCATGGGGGCCGAGCGGCTCACCGCATCGCTGCTCACCGGGGGCGGCCTAGCCTCCCAGGGGCAGTGGTTTATGCTGCTCTGTACCTTCGATCTCGTCATCCCGGCGATCGGCGCCGCGGTTTTCGAATACGTGGTGAACGAATGA
- the ccmA gene encoding heme ABC exporter ATP-binding protein CcmA, which yields MITLRKVSRLYGSTRALSGISLDIATGETLVIFGHNGSGKTTLLKVLAGLLRPTSGDVAIDGQPPRAVRGRVGYLGHEHYLYPYLTVAENLVLAARLFDRSPAEAEAALAAVGLVHKAEALGRTLSRGEAQRAALARATLHDPDVLLVDEPFSGLDEASAAALPAVLAREGRTLVVATHDVDRGKAIATRIATLERGRLVDP from the coding sequence GTGATCACCCTGCGGAAGGTGTCCCGGCTGTACGGCTCCACCCGGGCGCTCTCCGGGATCAGCCTGGACATCGCCACCGGTGAGACCCTGGTCATCTTCGGCCACAACGGCTCGGGCAAGACCACGCTGCTGAAGGTCCTCGCCGGGCTCCTGCGGCCGACCTCGGGGGACGTGGCCATCGACGGCCAGCCGCCCCGGGCGGTGCGGGGCCGGGTGGGCTACCTCGGCCACGAGCACTACCTCTACCCCTACCTGACGGTGGCCGAGAACCTCGTCCTGGCCGCCCGCCTCTTCGACCGGAGCCCGGCGGAGGCCGAGGCCGCGCTGGCGGCCGTGGGCCTGGTGCACAAGGCGGAGGCGCTCGGCCGCACCCTGTCCCGGGGCGAGGCCCAGCGGGCAGCGCTCGCCCGGGCGACGCTGCACGACCCCGACGTCCTCCTGGTGGACGAGCCGTTCTCGGGCCTCGATGAGGCGTCGGCGGCCGCCCTGCCCGCCGTGCTGGCCCGGGAGGGGCGCACGCTGGTCGTGGCCACCCACGACGTGGACCGGGGCAAGGCGATCGCCACCCGCATCGCCACCCTCGAGCGCGGCCGCCTGGTGGACCCATGA
- a CDS encoding cytochrome c-type biogenesis protein CcmH yields MSREPAAGTRRRAGVLAAIAAIVVIAALVGIFAARGPDPNAVPTAQQVYDRTMSPFCTGLTLAACPSNQAIELRATIAAKVTAGETNRQINRWLLATYPKTVLGSPSSPVAWLIPALVVLAGLAVVIVVVARGGGKPGGLTPEQAEAALPPITPGDHARLTEDLRRFAEGTSE; encoded by the coding sequence GTGAGCCGGGAACCGGCGGCGGGCACCCGGCGGCGCGCCGGGGTGCTGGCGGCCATCGCCGCGATCGTGGTGATCGCCGCCCTGGTCGGCATCTTCGCCGCCCGGGGACCGGACCCCAATGCGGTCCCCACCGCCCAACAGGTCTACGACCGCACGATGTCGCCCTTCTGCACCGGCCTCACCCTGGCGGCGTGCCCCAGCAACCAGGCGATCGAGCTGCGGGCGACGATCGCCGCCAAGGTGACCGCCGGGGAGACCAACCGCCAGATCAACCGCTGGCTGCTGGCGACCTACCCCAAGACCGTGCTGGGGTCGCCCAGCAGCCCGGTGGCCTGGCTGATCCCGGCCCTGGTGGTCCTGGCCGGGCTGGCGGTGGTGATCGTCGTGGTGGCCCGCGGGGGCGGGAAGCCGGGCGGCCTCACCCCCGAGCAGGCGGAGGCGGCCCTGCCCCCCATCACGCCCGGGGACCACGCCCGCCTGACCGAGGACCTGCGCCGGTTCGCCGAGGGGACGTCGGAGTGA
- a CDS encoding heme lyase CcmF/NrfE family subunit — MEAGLAGRLVLYAAVAASAWGIVASLVGRQRGDPRLTSSGRRALYVTSGLFLVAAGMLVMAIARHDFSIAYVADISSRTLKFPYTVSALWAGMAGSLLFWTLLTSVYATSAVAVQAPRRPELVPVATAVLCGALCFFGVVLSFGSNPFAAASPISADGQGLNPLLQSPFMNIHPVMLYAGLTGFAVPFAFAVSALVSGQLDSAWFTSTRRWTMLAWTFLTVGIILGAAWAYMELGWGGYWAWDPVENASLLPWLTGTAFLHSVMIQERRGMLKTWNVALVLSTYTLAVLGTFLTRSGLVASVHTFSQSPVGKFFLPFLGVVALGSFALLGWRMDKLRSDRHLDAAVSRESMFLFNNLLFTAIAFTVLWGTLYPVLVGAVTGQQISVGPPFFDAVVIPLALALLALMGIGPLIAWRRASPGSVKRSFTVPGAVGAAVIVLLYLRGVRSAGAAFAVGLGAFVAVTIGGEFLKGARAHSRAEGLAFPRALGRTIGRNRRRYGGYIVHFGVVLIFLGLAGASFVTEWSGSLSRGQSFTVGAYTVKYLSTRTGTRPGELIAEAVMDVSRGGHHIATMVPQDNFYTAQQQSQANVALRSTPAEDLYLVLTDLNPVTGALVIRAWVNPLVMWIWIGGAVMALGMGIILSGRPPTGPPEPGPSEVAAEARRRRQVAVPA, encoded by the coding sequence ATGGAAGCCGGGCTGGCGGGGCGCCTCGTCCTCTACGCCGCGGTGGCCGCCTCGGCCTGGGGCATCGTGGCGTCGCTGGTGGGCAGGCAGCGGGGCGACCCGCGCCTCACAAGCTCCGGCCGGCGGGCGCTGTATGTCACCAGCGGGTTGTTCCTGGTGGCGGCCGGCATGCTGGTGATGGCCATCGCCCGCCACGACTTTTCCATCGCCTACGTCGCCGACATCTCCAGCCGCACCCTGAAATTCCCCTACACGGTCTCGGCGCTCTGGGCAGGGATGGCAGGCAGCCTGCTGTTCTGGACGTTGCTCACCTCGGTGTACGCCACGTCGGCGGTGGCGGTGCAGGCTCCCCGCCGGCCGGAGCTGGTGCCCGTGGCCACCGCGGTGCTGTGCGGGGCGCTGTGCTTCTTCGGAGTGGTGCTGTCCTTCGGTTCCAACCCCTTCGCCGCCGCCTCGCCCATCTCGGCCGACGGGCAGGGCCTGAACCCGCTGCTCCAGTCGCCCTTCATGAACATCCACCCGGTGATGCTCTACGCCGGGCTGACCGGGTTCGCTGTTCCCTTCGCCTTCGCGGTCTCCGCCCTGGTCTCCGGCCAGCTGGACTCGGCCTGGTTCACCTCCACCCGGCGCTGGACGATGCTGGCCTGGACCTTCCTGACCGTCGGCATCATCCTGGGCGCCGCCTGGGCCTACATGGAGCTGGGCTGGGGCGGCTACTGGGCATGGGACCCGGTCGAGAACGCCTCGCTGCTCCCCTGGCTGACCGGGACGGCCTTCCTCCACTCGGTGATGATCCAGGAGCGCCGCGGCATGCTGAAGACCTGGAACGTCGCCCTCGTGCTGTCCACCTACACCCTGGCGGTGCTGGGCACCTTCCTCACCCGGTCCGGCCTGGTGGCGTCGGTGCACACCTTCTCGCAGTCGCCGGTGGGCAAGTTCTTTCTCCCCTTCCTCGGCGTGGTGGCGCTCGGGTCGTTCGCCCTCCTGGGGTGGCGGATGGACAAGCTGCGCTCCGACCGCCACCTGGACGCCGCGGTGTCCCGGGAGTCGATGTTCCTGTTCAACAACCTGCTGTTCACCGCCATCGCCTTCACGGTGCTGTGGGGCACGCTCTACCCAGTGCTGGTCGGGGCGGTGACCGGGCAGCAGATCTCGGTCGGCCCCCCCTTCTTCGACGCGGTGGTCATCCCGCTGGCGCTCGCCCTCCTGGCGCTCATGGGCATCGGGCCGTTGATCGCCTGGCGGCGGGCCTCGCCCGGGAGCGTGAAGCGCTCGTTCACCGTGCCCGGAGCCGTCGGGGCGGCGGTCATCGTGCTCCTGTACCTGCGCGGCGTGCGCTCGGCCGGGGCGGCGTTCGCCGTGGGGCTGGGGGCGTTCGTGGCGGTGACCATCGGCGGCGAGTTCCTCAAGGGGGCCCGGGCCCACTCCCGGGCGGAGGGTCTCGCGTTCCCCCGGGCGCTCGGGCGCACCATCGGCCGGAACCGCCGGCGCTACGGGGGCTACATCGTGCACTTCGGCGTGGTCCTCATCTTCCTGGGCCTGGCCGGGGCGTCGTTCGTGACCGAGTGGTCGGGGTCGCTGTCCCGGGGCCAGAGCTTCACGGTGGGCGCCTACACCGTGAAGTACCTGTCGACCCGGACGGGCACGAGGCCGGGCGAGCTGATCGCCGAGGCGGTCATGGACGTCTCCCGGGGCGGCCACCACATCGCCACGATGGTCCCGCAGGACAACTTCTACACCGCCCAGCAGCAGTCGCAGGCCAACGTGGCCCTGCGCTCCACCCCGGCCGAGGACCTCTACCTGGTCCTGACCGACCTCAACCCGGTCACCGGCGCCCTGGTCATCCGGGCGTGGGTCAATCCCCTCGTGATGTGGATCTGGATCGGCGGAGCGGTGATGGCGCTGGGCATGGGCATCATCCTGAGCGGGCGGCCGCCCACCGGCCCGCCGGAGCCCGGCCCGTCCGAGGTGGCGGCGGAGGCCCGGCGCCGGCGGCAGGTCGCCGTCCCGGCCTGA
- a CDS encoding cytochrome c maturation protein CcmE has protein sequence MSPRVRFGIAAAVVVLAVAGLIGFSLSGATDYYRTPAELLAGSYKANQTIRVAGVVDKGSIVHNGAETSFSITDNHVSVPVKTDAVLPDTFAAGVTVVAEGAMGVGSTAGTFNASDVLAKCPSKFSTKVASGTSSGTS, from the coding sequence ATGAGCCCCCGGGTCCGCTTTGGTATTGCTGCCGCGGTCGTGGTGCTTGCGGTGGCGGGCCTGATCGGCTTCTCGCTGTCCGGCGCCACCGACTACTACCGCACGCCCGCCGAGCTCCTCGCCGGCTCCTACAAGGCCAACCAGACCATCCGGGTGGCCGGGGTGGTGGACAAGGGGTCGATCGTGCACAACGGCGCCGAGACCTCCTTCAGCATCACCGACAACCACGTCTCGGTGCCCGTCAAGACCGATGCCGTCCTACCCGACACCTTCGCCGCCGGGGTGACGGTGGTGGCCGAGGGGGCGATGGGGGTAGGGAGCACGGCGGGGACCTTCAACGCCTCGGACGTCCTGGCGAAGTGCCCTTCCAAGTTCAGCACCAAGGTCGCTTCCGGGACCTCTTCGGGGACCTCGTAG